AGGAATAGCAGTAATGTAATTGTAGAGATACTGCTAGATTGCAACTGCGCTATTGCTTACTTgtgtttgaactttttctggcAAATCTGGCACTCATACTTCCATTCAGCAATATGTATTCGCTGTATATGATCTCGACGATTCGAAGgatgtttaaacattttaagACAAATTTCACACTGGTACTGCGCACCGATATTGTGGTAAGTTCGCtgcaagaaaataaaatttaaaaagattGTCCAGTGATATTCTTACGGATCTTCTGGATCACTTCGGCCGGCACATACCATATGTGTTTTGTAAGAGTCATATGTGATGAACCCTTTGCCACACGGTTCACAAGATTTGATGACTACTTTCTCGTGAAACGCACGCACATGAGCTCGCAGGTTAGTGGCATGAGCCATCTGTACGGGACAGTGCGGGCATTTGAGAAGGTTTTCCTTGGTATGCGATCGCGTGTGGTCGATTAGGTTGAACACTAGTGCACCACAAATACCGCATAATCGTTTTCTGGCTTTTCCCGATTTTTTACGTTTCATTGGTTTACTTGTTTCATTTCCTCCACTCTCTCCAATCCATTCCTTTAATTGTTCCTTTTTGGGATGGGATGCGGTCACGCCCACTTTCTTATtcgttatttttcttttacatCTTAACGTGCTTGTGGGCACAGGTGGGAGATCTTCGGACCCgctgtgtttgttttcacAATCCGCCTGCCCGATGGAAGTTTGCTCATCGAACAGTTCTTGAGACTTTTCTACTGGACATATCGACTCAATGTCCGCTTTCAAGGTATTTTCATTGTTCTCTTCGTTTTGTAGAACCATATTTATATTCAAAGGGTTGCTCTTTCCGTATTCTGCATCTTCCAGATACTCTTCCACGATGTCGGATGAGCAAAGCTTGTCGATGATATGGCCGAAAAGCTGCATAAACAGAATATTTCCATTAAGGCAGGAACGACGAAAATCGACTGCGAGTTCAATGCTGGCGCTACATTTTGTACAAATGGCCAGATATGAGATTTCGCTCTCAAGGATCtgcaaaaaaggaataatGAGATGACTGTACACACGATTAGGCTGAAAACCTCACCGAAATTCCGGTCGTTTGCTGTATGTCTTggatggagaaggaaaggtcTTCGATGGCGCTAGATAGTGGCATAAGCAATTCGCAGTCCTGGCTCAagcaaaagcgacaaaagcTATTAATTTCT
This sequence is a window from Anopheles darlingi chromosome 3, idAnoDarlMG_H_01, whole genome shotgun sequence. Protein-coding genes within it:
- the LOC125958211 gene encoding zinc finger protein 878-like, yielding MEVLGEINSFCRFCLSQDCELLMPLSSAIEDLSFSIQDIQQTTGISILESEISYLAICTKCSASIELAVDFRRSCLNGNILFMQLFGHIIDKLCSSDIVEEYLEDAEYGKSNPLNINMVLQNEENNENTLKADIESICPVEKSQELFDEQTSIGQADCENKHSGSEDLPPVPTSTLRCKRKITNKKVGVTASHPKKEQLKEWIGESGGNETSKPMKRKKSGKARKRLCGICGALVFNLIDHTRSHTKENLLKCPHCPVQMAHATNLRAHVRAFHEKVVIKSCEPCGKGFITYDSYKTHMRTYHNIGAQYQCEICLKMFKHPSNRRDHIQRIHIAEWKYECQICQKKFKHKNSLNQHGRVHSTNAPYACSQCPKRFKSPYAKKTHEITHSGIDFPCTICTKVYRYKTLLNMHYRKCHPEECKDEPA